The genomic interval TTTCACTTCTCACTATAACTTAAAAAAGAAAAATAGTGGGCAAAGTCATCCGTCGATGACCTTACCCACTAATCTTAGTATGTTTTCTACATTATTTTTTCAAAGAAGCTGCCGCTTCTTTAAACGGTAAATCTAATCGTAATAAATCTTCAAATGATTCTCTTTTCACAACTAATCTTGCTTCCCCGTTTTCCACAAACACAACTGGCGGTCTCGGGATTCGATTATAATTATTTGCCATGGAATACCCATATGCACCTGTACAGAAAACAGCAAGAACATCTTTGTCATCTGCTTTTGGTAAAGGTAAGTCCCAAATAAGCATATCTCCTGATTCACAGCATTTTCCTGCAATCGAAACAGTTTCATCTGGTGCTTGGAGAGGCTTATTTGCAAGAACCGCTTCATACTTTGCTTGATATAAAGCCGGGCGGATGTTGTCACTCATCCCCCCATCAATCGCCAAATAATTTCTAACATTAGGGACTTCTTTACGTGAACCAATTTGATATAGTGTAGTACCAGCATCACCTACTAGCGATCTTCCTGGCTCAATCCATATTTCGGGCATTTTCATGTTCAAATGGCTTACTTGCTCTTTTACTTCTTTGATGATTACTTCTACATATTCAGCAGGCTTTATTGGTTGGTCTTCTGCGGTATAACGAATACCAAATCCACCACCTAAATTTAATACTTGAGACTCAAACCCATGGTTTGTTTTCCACTCTGTTAAATGTGTCATTATTTTTTTGGCAGCAAGCACGAAACCTGTTGTATCAAAAATCTGGGAGCCAATATGGCAATGAAGCCCTAATAATTCTAAAAAGGGTGACTCTTTTGCTTTTAATAAAGCAGCTTCTGCTTGTCCATTTTGCAAGTCAAATCCAAATTTTGAATCTTCCTGGCCTGTTAATATATAGTCATGTGTATGTGCTTCAATACCAGGTGTTACCCTTAATAGAATAGACATTTTTGTTTTTTTGTCTTCACATAGTTGCTGAAGCATTTCAAGCTCATAAAAATTATCAACGACAATACAACCGATCTTATAATCAATTGCCATCAATAGTTCATCTTTGCTTTTATTATTCCCATGAAAATGTATTCTTTCTACAGGGAAATCAGCAGCAATAGCTGTATATAATTCACCACCAGAAACAACATCTAATGATAAGCCTTCTTCATTTGCTAGTTGAACCATTGCAATCGTAGAAAAAGCTTTACTTGCATAGGCAACTTGGGCTTTCACTCCTAATTGGTCAAACGTTTGCTTAAACCCTCTAGCTCTTTCTCTAATTAATTCAACATCATAAATGTAGACTGGTGTTCCAAATTTTTCGACTAATACGAGCGTATCTACTCCGCCTATTTCAAGATGACCGGCATCATTTACTTTTGAAGTTCCGTAATAGTGCATTGATTCCCCTCTATTCTTCCATAAATTATTAAAATGCTCCTCTATTAAAAACAGACAGTCTAAAGGAAGCACTTGTCTGTTGTGAAACTTATTTTTATCCCGCAAGAAGGCCGTAACACACACCATAAAATCACGATTAAAAAAGATTCAAGAGGAATACAGCTCATAAAATCACGATTGATTCAACTAGCATTCATAGGTAGGTCTTTCCCTTCAATGAATGAAGTTTCACATTATTAATAGCTTACTTTAATTATCCAAATGTACCATAATTTCAGGTAATTCTCAATAGTTGATCCTCTAATTTTAGCAAAGAGAACGGGCAGTTTATCTAATCTCTATAAGATAGAATAATCTGCCCGTTTTCTCTTTAATGTTTAAAAAGGGATATTTTTTTCCTTCTTAAGGCTGTTTAAATCGATCTTGTGGATGTAAATGGCTTGGTCTAATTTTGTTGCCCGGAACCGTACGGCGTACAAGAATTTGAGCAAAGGCTTTTGGATAGAAAGGGATAAACGGCCATAAATAAGGTACATTTAACGTTCTTGTACGAATAAGGAACAAGAGGTAGAGCGTCATTCCAATTAAAAATCCTGGTGTATGGAAGATGGCTACTACTATCAATAAAATTAATCGAACAATTTTATTGGCAATTCCCAACTCATAACTAGGTGTAGCAAAATTACCAATTGCTGCGACTGACACATAAAGAATAACCTCTGGAACAAATAAACCTACATCAATTGCAATTTGTCCAATAAGGACTGCAGCAATTAAACCCATTGCGGTAGATAACGGTGTTGGCGTGTGAATGGCCGCTATCCTCAAGAATTCCAATCCGAGATCTGCAATGAAAATTTGCACAACAATAGGAATATTTGTAGTTTCATTTGGACCTATAAAAGCTATCCTCTCCGGTAAGAGAGATGGCTCCAATACTACCAAAAACCAAAGAGGAAGGAAAAAAATCGAAGCAAAAACACCAATGAATCTGACCCATCTTACAAAGGTTCCAATCATGGGCGCTTGCCTATATTCTTCTGCATGCTGCAAATGATGGAAAAAGGTTGCGGGTGTTATAATAACACTTGGCGATGTATCAACATATATAATCACATGTCCTTCAAGTAAATGAGTAGCTGCTACGTCCGCCCTTTCTG from Niallia sp. FSL W8-0635 carries:
- the lysA gene encoding diaminopimelate decarboxylase, whose product is MHYYGTSKVNDAGHLEIGGVDTLVLVEKFGTPVYIYDVELIRERARGFKQTFDQLGVKAQVAYASKAFSTIAMVQLANEEGLSLDVVSGGELYTAIAADFPVERIHFHGNNKSKDELLMAIDYKIGCIVVDNFYELEMLQQLCEDKKTKMSILLRVTPGIEAHTHDYILTGQEDSKFGFDLQNGQAEAALLKAKESPFLELLGLHCHIGSQIFDTTGFVLAAKKIMTHLTEWKTNHGFESQVLNLGGGFGIRYTAEDQPIKPAEYVEVIIKEVKEQVSHLNMKMPEIWIEPGRSLVGDAGTTLYQIGSRKEVPNVRNYLAIDGGMSDNIRPALYQAKYEAVLANKPLQAPDETVSIAGKCCESGDMLIWDLPLPKADDKDVLAVFCTGAYGYSMANNYNRIPRPPVVFVENGEARLVVKRESFEDLLRLDLPFKEAAASLKK
- a CDS encoding spore germination protein, translating into MSSKTEKQDQIFEDLEKVEKYMKDRVGLGTSFDLGVRKIKVMRKQVHLYYVNGLCDSVLIAELLEQLLFLNDTDRKSQASNIFDIVENQIVHQSVQPIEKMDELVDQVLSGLIAIVVEGYNHGLVVDVRSYPGRMPQEPDTEKVVRGSRDGFVENIIVNTAITRRRIRDERLRFEIMRVGERSKTDIAVGYIDGIADPDLVEIVKKELQNIKADGLTMADKTIEEFLLKQSYNPYPLVRYTERADVAATHLLEGHVIIYVDTSPSVIITPATFFHHLQHAEEYRQAPMIGTFVRWVRFIGVFASIFFLPLWFLVVLEPSLLPERIAFIGPNETTNIPIVVQIFIADLGLEFLRIAAIHTPTPLSTAMGLIAAVLIGQIAIDVGLFVPEVILYVSVAAIGNFATPSYELGIANKIVRLILLIVVAIFHTPGFLIGMTLYLLFLIRTRTLNVPYLWPFIPFYPKAFAQILVRRTVPGNKIRPSHLHPQDRFKQP